The following coding sequences are from one Oncorhynchus nerka isolate Pitt River linkage group LG6, Oner_Uvic_2.0, whole genome shotgun sequence window:
- the LOC115130030 gene encoding protocadherin gamma-C5-like isoform X1, which yields MESRQRKGYGGWPVLSLWFSLACFTGATAQLSYSILEELRPGAVVGNIAKDLGLTAQRIIQRKLRVISESNAQYFEVNHATGDLVIRQTIDREHMCELSSTCSLHLEIVLENPLAIHRVLVDIVDANDNAPQFSTKNISLEISEAAAPGTRFRLESAHDPDVGINSLRTYHLAPNDCFVLNVETKSDGSKFPELVLEKALDRETQASFRLLLTAVDGGKPEKSGSTLLLIKILDVNDNAPVFEDPVKKVSILENVEPGTLVTKLNATDADYGQNGQMSFLFSKYTQDRVLKLFSVDSKTGEIRVNGQVDYETANEYHITVQARDGGTPAMEGSCNIIVEVTDVNDNSPEVTLTSLTSPIREDAAPGTVIALISARDLDSGKNGEVTLKVQSGLPFKLNSAFGEHYNLVTDGNLDRETMAEYTVVIMATDAGSPPLSSRTTFVVKLSDVNDNAPSFSQPSYSVDVPENNDISTPITMVTASDPDTGDNAHVSFSILPSMVQGSLISSYVYINPETGHIYSMRSLDHETLNAFRIEVQARDAGAPPRTANVTVHVFVVDLNDNAPLIIYPPFPQDMGLLLSVPQSAGPGHLINKLVGVDPDSGHNAWLFYSIAPGPHAGLFRIGPHTGELRTARKLAEEEGGSAYDIIVVVQDNGEPTLSTTVAITVTVEEKGTSDAATDNRKTSVMRRTGMPDITLYLIISLACVSAVFFLTFLILMVRCLRHRSDLGGTGCCYSHHRPSRAHHQRPSKDLHLQLNTDGPIRYMEVVGGAQDPPGTRTYRPCYSTISSRSDFVFVKTPMMSHNNTLSMTLNRKHLINSAIEQKPPNADWRFTQGQRPGPSGAGGPPEMAMGTGPWPNPPTEAEQLQALMAAANEVSEATATLGPGTMGLSTRYSPQFTLQHVPDYRQNVYIPGSTATLTSNPQQQQQQQMAAQHQALQAQPSEAAPQPEPPKAAQTPASKKKSTKKEKK from the exons ATGGAATCCAGACAGAGGAAAGGCTACGGAGGGTGGCCAGTGCTGAGTCTATGGTTTTCTCTAGCGTGCTTTACAGGCGCGACGGCGCAACTCAGCTACTCTATTTTGGAGGAGCTAAGACCCGGGGCTGTGGTCGGGAATATCGCTAAAGATTTGGGCCTCACGGCTCAGAGGATAATTCAGAGAAAATTGCGGGTGATCTCGGAATCTAACGCGCAGTACTTCGAGGTAAACCATGCGACTGGGGATTTGGTTATTAGACAGACAATTGACAGGGAACACATGTGCGAATTAAGTTCAACGTGTTCACTACATCTTGAGATTGTACTTGAGAACCCTTTAGCAATACATCGGGTTCTTGTGGATATTGTGGATGCGAATGACAATGCGCCGCAGTTTTCCACTAAGAATATTTCTTTGGAGATATCAGAGGCGGCCGCGCCGGGCACCCGGTTCCGACTGGAGAGTGCGCACGACCCAGATGTGGGTATCAACTCTCTGCGCACTTATCACCTCGCACCCAACGACTGCTTTGTTTTGAATGTGGAAACGAAAAGTGACGGGAGTAAATTCCCGGAATTAGTTTTAGAGAAGGCTTTGGATAGGGAGACGCAGGCCTCGTTTCGCCTGTTGCTCACCGCGGTAGACGGGGGAAAGCCGGAGAAGTCTGGATCCACTCTTTTACTCATAAAAATTCTGGATGTCAATGACAATGCGCCCGTCTTTGAAGACCCGGTGAAAAAAGTTAGCATTTTGGAGAATGTTGAACCGGGCACTTTAGTAACGAAACTGAACGCGACCGATGCGGATTACGGTCAGAATGGGCAGATGTCCTTCCTGTTTAGTAAATACACGCAGGACCGGGTGCTCAAGCTATTCAGCGTGGATTCTAAAACCGGGGAGATCCGTGTAAATGGCCAGGTGGACTATGAGACAGCGAATGAATATCACATCACCGTGCAGGCCAGGGATGGGGGAACCCCCGCCATGGAGGGTTCCTGTAACATTATAGTTGAGGTCACTGATGTGAATGACAATTCTCCAGAGGTAACGTTGACGTCACTGACCAGCCCCATCAGAGAGGACGCAGCTCCTGGTACAGTCATCGCCCTCATCAGTGCAAGGGACCTGGACTCTGGTAAGAATGGGGAGGTGACATTAAAGGTCCAGTCCGGCCTGCCCTTCAAACTCAACTCTGCCTTTGGTGAGCACTACAATCTCGTCACGGATGGCAACCTGGACCGAGAGACCATGGCAGAGTACACTGTGGTCATCATGGCGACCGATGCGGGCTCCCCTCCCCTGTCGTCGCGGACGACCTTCGTGGTCAAGCTATCAGATGTGAACGACAACGCTCCTTCATTCTCCCAGCCCTCCTATTCAGTGGACGTCCCAGAGAACAACGATATCAGCACCCCCATCACCATGGTGACGGCCTCTGACCCGGACACAGGGGACAATGCccatgtctccttctccatcctgcCCAGCATGGTTCAGGGCTCCCTCATTTCCTCCTATGTCTACATCAACCCAGAGACTGGACATATCTACAGCATGCGTTCCCTAGACCATGAGACCCTCAATGCCTTCCGTATCGAGGTGCAGGCCCGAGATGCCGGGGCGCCACCCCGGACTGCCAACGTCACCGTGCATGTGTTCGTAGTGGATCTTAACGACAACGCGCCCCTCATCATATATCCGCCCTTCCCCCAGGACATGGGGCTGCTGCTGAGTGTACCCCAGTCGGCTGGGCCGGGTCATCTCATTAATAAACTAGTAGGGGTGGACCCTGATAGTGGACATAACGCTTGGCTGTTCTACTCCATCGCCCCAGGGCCACACGCTGGTCTCTTCCGCATCGGCCCCCACACTGGGGAGCTCCGCACCGCCCGCAAACTAGCCGAGGAGGAGGGCGGCTCCGCCTATGACATCATCGTGGTCGTCCAGGACAACGGCGAGCCCACTCTCTCCACCACTGTGGCCATCACAGTAACCGTGGAGGAGAAGGGCACCAGCGACGCCGCCACGGACAACCGGAAGACGTCCGTGATGCGTCGCACCGGCATGCCTGACATCACCCTGTACCTCATCATCTCGCTGGCCTGTGTCTCGGCCGTGTTTTtcctcaccttcctcatcctcatgGTGCGATGCCTCCGCCACCGCAGCGACCTCGGAGGGACAGGCtgctgctacagccaccaccggCCCAGCAGGGCCCACCATCAGAGACCCAGCAAGGACCTCCACCTGCAGCTCAACACAGACGGACCCATCCGTTACATGGAGGTGGTGGGAGGAGCTCAGGACCCCCCAGGAACACGGACCTACAGACCCTGCTACTCCACCATCTCCAGCCGAAGTGACTTTGTGTTTGTCAAGACGCCCATGATGAGTCACAACAACACCCTCAGCATGACACTCAACAGGAAGCACCTAATTAACTCAGCCATTGAG CAAAAGCCTCCGAACGCTGACTGGCGCTTCACACAAGGACAGAGACCTGGACCCAGTGG ggcTGGAGGTCCCCCTGAGATGGCCATGGGAACAGGACCCTGGCCCAACCCCCCCACTGAGGCCGAGCAGCTCCAAGCCCTGATGGCCGCAGCCAACG AAGTGAGCGAGGCGACCGCAACCCTGGGGCCGGGCACCATGGGACTAAGCACCCGTTACAGCCCCCAGTTCACCCTGCAGCACGTGCCCGACTACCGCCAGAACGTCTACATCCCTGGCAGCACCGCCACCTTGACCTCCaacccccagcagcagcagcagcagcagatggCAGCCCAACATCAGGCCCTGCAGGCCCAGCCTTCTGAGGCCGCCCCTCAGCCTGAACCCCCCAAGGCTGCCCAGACCCCCGCCTCCAAGAAGAAGTCCACCAAGAAGGAGAAGAAGTAG
- the LOC115130030 gene encoding protocadherin gamma-C5-like isoform X2 codes for MESRQRKGYGGWPVLSLWFSLACFTGATAQLSYSILEELRPGAVVGNIAKDLGLTAQRIIQRKLRVISESNAQYFEVNHATGDLVIRQTIDREHMCELSSTCSLHLEIVLENPLAIHRVLVDIVDANDNAPQFSTKNISLEISEAAAPGTRFRLESAHDPDVGINSLRTYHLAPNDCFVLNVETKSDGSKFPELVLEKALDRETQASFRLLLTAVDGGKPEKSGSTLLLIKILDVNDNAPVFEDPVKKVSILENVEPGTLVTKLNATDADYGQNGQMSFLFSKYTQDRVLKLFSVDSKTGEIRVNGQVDYETANEYHITVQARDGGTPAMEGSCNIIVEVTDVNDNSPEVTLTSLTSPIREDAAPGTVIALISARDLDSGKNGEVTLKVQSGLPFKLNSAFGEHYNLVTDGNLDRETMAEYTVVIMATDAGSPPLSSRTTFVVKLSDVNDNAPSFSQPSYSVDVPENNDISTPITMVTASDPDTGDNAHVSFSILPSMVQGSLISSYVYINPETGHIYSMRSLDHETLNAFRIEVQARDAGAPPRTANVTVHVFVVDLNDNAPLIIYPPFPQDMGLLLSVPQSAGPGHLINKLVGVDPDSGHNAWLFYSIAPGPHAGLFRIGPHTGELRTARKLAEEEGGSAYDIIVVVQDNGEPTLSTTVAITVTVEEKGTSDAATDNRKTSVMRRTGMPDITLYLIISLACVSAVFFLTFLILMVRCLRHRSDLGGTGCCYSHHRPSRAHHQRPSKDLHLQLNTDGPIRYMEVVGGAQDPPGTRTYRPCYSTISSRSDFVFVKTPMMSHNNTLSMTLNRKHLINSAIEQKPPNADWRFTQGQRPGPSGAGGPPEMAMGTGPWPNPPTEAEQLQALMAAANVSEATATLGPGTMGLSTRYSPQFTLQHVPDYRQNVYIPGSTATLTSNPQQQQQQQMAAQHQALQAQPSEAAPQPEPPKAAQTPASKKKSTKKEKK; via the exons ATGGAATCCAGACAGAGGAAAGGCTACGGAGGGTGGCCAGTGCTGAGTCTATGGTTTTCTCTAGCGTGCTTTACAGGCGCGACGGCGCAACTCAGCTACTCTATTTTGGAGGAGCTAAGACCCGGGGCTGTGGTCGGGAATATCGCTAAAGATTTGGGCCTCACGGCTCAGAGGATAATTCAGAGAAAATTGCGGGTGATCTCGGAATCTAACGCGCAGTACTTCGAGGTAAACCATGCGACTGGGGATTTGGTTATTAGACAGACAATTGACAGGGAACACATGTGCGAATTAAGTTCAACGTGTTCACTACATCTTGAGATTGTACTTGAGAACCCTTTAGCAATACATCGGGTTCTTGTGGATATTGTGGATGCGAATGACAATGCGCCGCAGTTTTCCACTAAGAATATTTCTTTGGAGATATCAGAGGCGGCCGCGCCGGGCACCCGGTTCCGACTGGAGAGTGCGCACGACCCAGATGTGGGTATCAACTCTCTGCGCACTTATCACCTCGCACCCAACGACTGCTTTGTTTTGAATGTGGAAACGAAAAGTGACGGGAGTAAATTCCCGGAATTAGTTTTAGAGAAGGCTTTGGATAGGGAGACGCAGGCCTCGTTTCGCCTGTTGCTCACCGCGGTAGACGGGGGAAAGCCGGAGAAGTCTGGATCCACTCTTTTACTCATAAAAATTCTGGATGTCAATGACAATGCGCCCGTCTTTGAAGACCCGGTGAAAAAAGTTAGCATTTTGGAGAATGTTGAACCGGGCACTTTAGTAACGAAACTGAACGCGACCGATGCGGATTACGGTCAGAATGGGCAGATGTCCTTCCTGTTTAGTAAATACACGCAGGACCGGGTGCTCAAGCTATTCAGCGTGGATTCTAAAACCGGGGAGATCCGTGTAAATGGCCAGGTGGACTATGAGACAGCGAATGAATATCACATCACCGTGCAGGCCAGGGATGGGGGAACCCCCGCCATGGAGGGTTCCTGTAACATTATAGTTGAGGTCACTGATGTGAATGACAATTCTCCAGAGGTAACGTTGACGTCACTGACCAGCCCCATCAGAGAGGACGCAGCTCCTGGTACAGTCATCGCCCTCATCAGTGCAAGGGACCTGGACTCTGGTAAGAATGGGGAGGTGACATTAAAGGTCCAGTCCGGCCTGCCCTTCAAACTCAACTCTGCCTTTGGTGAGCACTACAATCTCGTCACGGATGGCAACCTGGACCGAGAGACCATGGCAGAGTACACTGTGGTCATCATGGCGACCGATGCGGGCTCCCCTCCCCTGTCGTCGCGGACGACCTTCGTGGTCAAGCTATCAGATGTGAACGACAACGCTCCTTCATTCTCCCAGCCCTCCTATTCAGTGGACGTCCCAGAGAACAACGATATCAGCACCCCCATCACCATGGTGACGGCCTCTGACCCGGACACAGGGGACAATGCccatgtctccttctccatcctgcCCAGCATGGTTCAGGGCTCCCTCATTTCCTCCTATGTCTACATCAACCCAGAGACTGGACATATCTACAGCATGCGTTCCCTAGACCATGAGACCCTCAATGCCTTCCGTATCGAGGTGCAGGCCCGAGATGCCGGGGCGCCACCCCGGACTGCCAACGTCACCGTGCATGTGTTCGTAGTGGATCTTAACGACAACGCGCCCCTCATCATATATCCGCCCTTCCCCCAGGACATGGGGCTGCTGCTGAGTGTACCCCAGTCGGCTGGGCCGGGTCATCTCATTAATAAACTAGTAGGGGTGGACCCTGATAGTGGACATAACGCTTGGCTGTTCTACTCCATCGCCCCAGGGCCACACGCTGGTCTCTTCCGCATCGGCCCCCACACTGGGGAGCTCCGCACCGCCCGCAAACTAGCCGAGGAGGAGGGCGGCTCCGCCTATGACATCATCGTGGTCGTCCAGGACAACGGCGAGCCCACTCTCTCCACCACTGTGGCCATCACAGTAACCGTGGAGGAGAAGGGCACCAGCGACGCCGCCACGGACAACCGGAAGACGTCCGTGATGCGTCGCACCGGCATGCCTGACATCACCCTGTACCTCATCATCTCGCTGGCCTGTGTCTCGGCCGTGTTTTtcctcaccttcctcatcctcatgGTGCGATGCCTCCGCCACCGCAGCGACCTCGGAGGGACAGGCtgctgctacagccaccaccggCCCAGCAGGGCCCACCATCAGAGACCCAGCAAGGACCTCCACCTGCAGCTCAACACAGACGGACCCATCCGTTACATGGAGGTGGTGGGAGGAGCTCAGGACCCCCCAGGAACACGGACCTACAGACCCTGCTACTCCACCATCTCCAGCCGAAGTGACTTTGTGTTTGTCAAGACGCCCATGATGAGTCACAACAACACCCTCAGCATGACACTCAACAGGAAGCACCTAATTAACTCAGCCATTGAG CAAAAGCCTCCGAACGCTGACTGGCGCTTCACACAAGGACAGAGACCTGGACCCAGTGG ggcTGGAGGTCCCCCTGAGATGGCCATGGGAACAGGACCCTGGCCCAACCCCCCCACTGAGGCCGAGCAGCTCCAAGCCCTGATGGCCGCAGCCAACG TGAGCGAGGCGACCGCAACCCTGGGGCCGGGCACCATGGGACTAAGCACCCGTTACAGCCCCCAGTTCACCCTGCAGCACGTGCCCGACTACCGCCAGAACGTCTACATCCCTGGCAGCACCGCCACCTTGACCTCCaacccccagcagcagcagcagcagcagatggCAGCCCAACATCAGGCCCTGCAGGCCCAGCCTTCTGAGGCCGCCCCTCAGCCTGAACCCCCCAAGGCTGCCCAGACCCCCGCCTCCAAGAAGAAGTCCACCAAGAAGGAGAAGAAGTAG